From Hartmannibacter diazotrophicus, a single genomic window includes:
- a CDS encoding ethanolamine ammonia-lyase reactivating factor EutA has product MAGNVPGDDERPNDPAGHTIADHLYGDVFDHEHGPDADHDHDDVDFGPLEENPIWISDNVQLTSVGMDIGSSGTQVIFSRVLMRRISEELTSRYIVAERETLYQSPVSLTPYRSDTRIDEAALGAIIDEAYAAARMSPDAVDTGVVILTGEALRRENSEAIAGILAEQGGEFVCASAGHHMESRLAAYGSGAARLSYETGQRILNVDIGGGTTKLAIVEKGTPTVTAAIHIGGRLQVTALDGKITRLDPAGRHHAERAGFAWALGDRAAPEDLDRVAELMARTLAEALGPAPSDAVMQLYLTDPITDFGRIDGIMVSGGVGEYVYGRETRDFGDMGLRLGHAVRDAFARLDIPLLPAAACIRATALGASEYTVQLSGNTSFVSHPGNLLPRRNLQVVRPLLPESMQGASPGLIARAIRDHLVAFDLDAARADFALALSWSEKPDYPLLRILAEGIRDGLSERIAAALPIYLMLDGDIAMTLGRILAEELGIASDLLVIDSVQLWDFDFIDLGRIRLPSHTVPVTIKSLVFNEDPRAMRPYQRLHHRSGTASGDGSSHGHGHSHHHHGTHSHGPHSHTHDHHDHGDHGHGIHRHSHEPGEEMAPPGHEKSDDVVPR; this is encoded by the coding sequence ATGGCGGGCAATGTTCCCGGCGACGACGAGCGGCCCAACGACCCGGCCGGCCATACGATCGCCGACCACCTTTACGGCGATGTCTTCGACCACGAGCATGGTCCGGACGCCGACCACGATCACGACGACGTCGATTTCGGACCGCTGGAGGAGAACCCGATCTGGATCTCCGATAACGTCCAGCTGACCAGCGTCGGCATGGACATCGGCTCGTCCGGCACGCAGGTGATCTTCTCGCGCGTCCTGATGCGCCGCATCAGCGAGGAACTCACCAGCCGCTATATCGTCGCTGAACGCGAGACCCTCTACCAGTCACCGGTCAGCCTCACGCCCTACCGCAGCGACACCCGCATCGACGAGGCCGCCCTCGGCGCCATCATCGATGAAGCCTACGCGGCGGCCCGCATGTCGCCCGACGCGGTCGACACCGGCGTTGTGATCCTGACCGGCGAAGCCCTCAGACGCGAAAACTCCGAGGCGATTGCCGGCATCCTTGCCGAGCAGGGCGGCGAATTCGTCTGCGCGAGCGCCGGCCATCACATGGAATCGCGTCTGGCCGCCTACGGGTCCGGCGCGGCGCGGCTCTCCTACGAGACCGGCCAGCGCATCCTCAATGTCGACATCGGCGGAGGAACGACAAAGCTCGCGATCGTCGAGAAGGGCACGCCGACGGTCACGGCGGCGATCCACATCGGCGGGCGCCTGCAGGTGACCGCACTGGACGGCAAGATCACACGTCTCGATCCGGCCGGACGGCATCACGCCGAACGCGCGGGGTTCGCCTGGGCCCTCGGCGACCGGGCGGCGCCGGAGGACCTCGACCGCGTCGCCGAACTCATGGCCAGAACGCTCGCCGAGGCGCTTGGCCCGGCGCCGTCCGATGCCGTCATGCAGCTCTATCTGACCGATCCGATCACCGACTTCGGCCGGATCGACGGCATCATGGTCTCCGGCGGTGTCGGCGAATATGTCTACGGCCGCGAAACCCGCGATTTCGGCGACATGGGGCTAAGGCTCGGTCATGCCGTGCGGGACGCCTTCGCCAGGCTCGACATCCCCTTGCTGCCAGCCGCCGCCTGCATCCGGGCCACGGCCCTCGGCGCCTCCGAATACACGGTTCAGCTCAGCGGCAACACGAGCTTCGTCAGCCATCCCGGCAACCTGCTGCCGCGTCGCAACCTGCAGGTCGTCCGCCCGCTCCTTCCCGAATCCATGCAGGGCGCTTCGCCGGGCCTCATCGCCAGGGCGATACGCGACCACCTCGTCGCCTTCGATCTCGACGCGGCGAGGGCCGATTTCGCGCTGGCGCTCTCCTGGTCGGAGAAGCCGGACTATCCCTTGCTGCGCATTCTCGCGGAGGGTATCCGCGACGGATTGAGCGAAAGAATAGCCGCCGCGCTGCCCATCTATCTGATGCTCGACGGCGACATCGCGATGACCCTCGGCCGCATCCTCGCGGAAGAACTCGGCATCGCCAGCGATCTCCTGGTCATCGACAGCGTGCAGCTCTGGGATTTCGACTTCATCGACCTCGGCCGCATCCGGCTGCCCTCGCACACGGTGCCTGTGACGATCAAGTCTCTCGTTTTCAACGAGGACCCGCGCGCCATGCGCCCCTATCAGCGCCTTCACCATCGGTCCGGCACCGCGTCCGGCGATGGTTCGTCCCATGGTCATGGCCACAGTCACCACCATCACGGGACGCACAGTCACGGGCCGCACAGCCACACCCATGACCACCACGATCATGGCGACCACGGCCATGGCATCCATCGGCACAGCCACGAGCCGGGCGAGGAAATGGCGCCCCCAGGCCATGAGAAGAGCGATGACGTCGTCCCGCGCTGA
- a CDS encoding IclR family transcriptional regulator yields the protein MKPTRSASRPASGKPKAQRNRLSSVTTAIRLLKAFSEEEPEIGVSALAERLGIAKSTVHRLAVTLVAEGLMEQNAETERYRLGVGLFGLGTLVRRRMELSSEARPYLFDLRERTGETVLLGIPTETEIMYIYNLESRQALSMRSDIGVRRPGYCTAVGRAIFAYAPEETIDQLLTPPLAGRTGQTITDPAALRAILADVRQQGFAIEDEESEPGIRCVAAPIRRSDGAIAGAVGVAGPSVRLSLEKLNDLSATVMATATSISARLGYLRP from the coding sequence ATGAAGCCCACGCGCAGCGCATCCCGCCCGGCATCGGGCAAGCCGAAGGCACAACGAAACCGGCTGTCGTCGGTGACGACGGCCATCCGTCTTCTGAAGGCCTTTTCCGAAGAAGAACCAGAAATCGGGGTCAGTGCGCTGGCGGAGCGGCTCGGCATCGCCAAGAGCACGGTTCACCGGCTCGCGGTGACGCTCGTGGCCGAGGGGCTGATGGAGCAGAATGCCGAGACCGAGCGCTATCGGCTGGGGGTCGGGCTTTTCGGCCTCGGCACGCTGGTGCGCCGGCGCATGGAGCTCTCCAGCGAGGCGCGCCCTTATCTGTTCGATCTGCGCGAACGGACCGGCGAGACCGTGCTTCTCGGCATCCCGACCGAAACCGAGATCATGTACATCTACAACCTGGAAAGCCGTCAGGCGCTCAGCATGCGCTCCGACATCGGCGTCCGGCGTCCGGGATACTGCACCGCCGTGGGGCGGGCGATTTTTGCCTATGCCCCAGAGGAGACGATCGACCAGCTTCTGACGCCGCCGCTGGCCGGCCGGACGGGACAGACGATTACCGATCCGGCGGCTCTTCGCGCGATCCTCGCCGATGTGCGGCAGCAAGGCTTTGCCATCGAGGACGAGGAGAGCGAGCCGGGGATCCGCTGCGTTGCCGCCCCCATTCGCCGGTCCGACGGGGCGATCGCCGGAGCCGTCGGCGTGGCCGGTCCCTCGGTTCGGCTTTCGCTCGAAAAACTCAACGACCTGTCCGCAACCGTGATGGCGACGGCCACGAGCATTTCGGCCCGTCTCGGCTATCTGCGGCCCTGA
- a CDS encoding 2Fe-2S iron-sulfur cluster-binding protein, whose translation MARIAVAGTELGWTCEPDDTVLRSALRSGMGFPYECNVGSCGNCRFELIEGEVIHRRADPPGLSERDLARGRRLGCQALPQGDCVVKLRMMPRYESRIRPMRQGAELIAVRDITHDIREFRFRLDTPRPFLAGQYALLELPGASGERAYSMSNTDGQSGEWHFQIKRVPDGEVTGLLFAAAEPGFRITLDGPYGMAYLREDAPRDIVCLAGGSGLSPMISITRAAASAPELAGRRIDFIYGGRTARDICGREMLEALPGFGERIHYHPVVSAAADAANDWSGLRGFAHEAAEQLVGERLADCEIYFAGPPAMGAAVQQMLVARNVPAGQIHFDQFY comes from the coding sequence ATGGCGAGGATCGCAGTTGCGGGGACGGAACTAGGCTGGACCTGCGAGCCGGACGACACCGTGTTGCGCTCGGCGCTTCGCAGCGGCATGGGCTTTCCCTACGAATGCAATGTCGGATCGTGCGGCAATTGCCGCTTCGAGCTCATCGAGGGCGAGGTGATCCACCGGCGGGCCGATCCGCCGGGCCTGTCGGAGCGCGATCTTGCGCGTGGGCGCCGGCTCGGCTGTCAGGCGCTTCCGCAAGGCGACTGCGTCGTCAAGCTTCGGATGATGCCGCGCTATGAAAGCCGCATTCGGCCGATGCGTCAGGGCGCCGAACTGATCGCAGTGCGCGACATCACGCACGATATTCGCGAGTTCCGGTTCCGGCTGGACACGCCGCGTCCGTTCCTGGCCGGGCAATATGCCTTGCTGGAGCTTCCCGGCGCGAGCGGCGAGCGGGCCTATTCGATGAGCAACACCGATGGCCAGTCCGGCGAATGGCATTTCCAGATCAAGCGCGTGCCGGATGGCGAGGTGACCGGCCTGCTCTTCGCGGCCGCCGAACCGGGCTTCCGGATCACGCTCGACGGCCCCTACGGCATGGCCTATCTGCGCGAGGATGCCCCCCGCGACATTGTCTGCCTTGCCGGCGGGTCGGGGCTTTCGCCGATGATCTCGATCACGCGCGCTGCGGCCAGCGCGCCGGAGCTCGCGGGACGGCGCATCGACTTCATCTACGGCGGCCGCACGGCGCGCGACATTTGCGGCCGCGAAATGCTCGAGGCGCTGCCGGGCTTTGGCGAACGCATTCACTACCATCCGGTCGTTTCCGCGGCGGCCGATGCGGCCAACGATTGGAGCGGACTGCGCGGCTTTGCCCATGAAGCGGCCGAACAGCTCGTCGGCGAGCGTCTCGCGGATTGCGAAATCTACTTCGCCGGCCCCCCGGCGATGGGCGCCGCGGTCCAGCAGATGCTGGTCGCGCGCAACGTGCCGGCCGGACAGATTCATTTCGATCAGTTCTACTGA
- a CDS encoding class II aldolase/adducin family protein: MTSSRADLLTGLRILEANGLIDFNGHASIRTEGGLVINSGKSVRSRLSADDLVTADQAGTVAPGCDAAPMEVHIHTEIYRRRPDVGAVVHGHPFWSTLLSSSGLDFAVVFAQASLLGDVMLYPSPLSINTPTLGGEVADRLGDRRAVLLRAHGIIVAAADIRTATVLALYLEDNARRQCLAAQMGGSSYCFSADEIAVSRKNLDRPNLYAKAWDYFEAKLASPPARSEPEMH; the protein is encoded by the coding sequence ATGACGTCGTCCCGCGCTGACCTCCTGACGGGCCTTCGCATTCTGGAAGCGAACGGCCTCATCGATTTCAACGGCCACGCCAGCATCCGCACCGAAGGCGGCCTTGTGATCAACAGCGGCAAGTCCGTCCGAAGCCGGCTTTCCGCCGACGACCTCGTGACAGCCGATCAGGCGGGCACCGTCGCTCCCGGTTGCGACGCCGCACCGATGGAAGTCCACATCCACACGGAGATCTATCGACGCCGGCCGGATGTCGGCGCGGTCGTCCACGGACATCCGTTCTGGTCGACGCTGCTGTCGTCCAGCGGGCTGGATTTTGCCGTCGTCTTCGCCCAGGCCTCGCTTCTCGGCGACGTCATGCTTTATCCCTCGCCGCTTTCGATCAACACGCCGACTCTTGGCGGAGAGGTCGCCGACCGTCTCGGCGATCGCCGCGCGGTTCTCCTGCGCGCCCACGGCATCATCGTCGCGGCGGCGGACATCCGAACGGCCACCGTTCTTGCGCTGTATCTGGAAGACAATGCCAGACGCCAGTGCCTCGCCGCCCAGATGGGAGGCAGTTCCTACTGCTTCTCGGCGGATGAGATCGCCGTGTCGCGCAAAAATCTCGACCGGCCCAATCTCTATGCCAAGGCGTGGGACTATTTCGAGGCCAAGCTGGCCTCGCCGCCAGCGCGATCAGAGCCCGAAATGCACTGA